Below is a genomic region from Spirosoma radiotolerans.
TTCTTGCCTTATCAACGGTTTGTATAGCAGCCGCCGGGTACATTATCAACGACTATTTCGATGTAAAGATCGACCTCATCAACAAGCCTCAACGGGTGGTGATTGGGCGTTATCTTAAGCGCCGAGTGGCAATGGGTGTTCACCAGGGGCTGAATGTCGTTGGCTGTTTGATCGGTCTGTACCTAAGTCGCTGGGTATTTGTGGTTGATGTGTTGTCCGTTACATTACTCTGGTTTTATTCCGCTCAATTTAAGCGGCAGCCGCTCGTCGGGAATATTATCATTTCGCTATTAACCGCCCTGTCATTTATTGTTCTGGCCGTTTATTATCGCCAGAATACGGATATGCTCCTGATCTATGCCTTGTTTTCGTTTGGTATTTCGCTTATTCGTGAGATCATCAAAGACATGCAGGACATTCGGGGCGACGCCCGTTTCGGCTGTCGTACATTGCCCATTGTGTGGGGCCTCCGACGCACGAAATACCTGCTATACGTACTGATTGGAGCATTTCTCTTGAGCCTGTTTCTCATTGCCAGTTCGCTCCATAACGTTCGGCTCACCTTTATTTTCGGGTTGCTGCTTTTTCCAATTGCCTGGCTTACCTATCGGCTTATCATCGCGGACACCCGACACGATTTCGGCTATCTTAGTAACCTCTGCAAAGTCATTATGCTGATGGGCGTACTCAGTATGATATGGGCTTAAATAATGTATGATATATAACACATCTTATTCCATACCTCTTACAGCATATATCTTGCATCCTATATCCTGTATCTTACAGCACACATTCTTTTTTACATCGTTAAACTTACCTCTATTCACATGAAAACACTGCTTCTTTCATTACTTCTGGCCGCGATTACATGGAATTCAAGTCTGGCACAAGCCTGTATGGGCATGAATTTTAAGTCGGGAATGAGCTTCGAGTTGAGCCAGTTCAATGCTAAAGACAAGCCCATTGGCAAAATTAATTATCAGGTTAAAGATGTTCATAAAGAAGGCAGCTCGACGGTTATGGATATTACGGCTCAGGTAGAGGATGAAAAAGGGAAACAACGCCCACCTTACACCATTCACTATACCTGTACGGGCGACGAACTGATAGCCGATATGTCGGGCATGATGCAGGCCATGCAGAACGGCGGCATGAAAGACATGGAAATGAAGCTAAAAACCAACAAGCTCGTTTATCCAGGCAAGCTGAGTGTAGGTCAAAAATTGAGTGACGGCCAGATGGAGGTCGAAATGAACACAAGTGGCAACACAATGATGACGATGAACATGATCATGGCAAATCGTCAGGTAGAAAGCCAGGCCCCATTGACAACACCCGCTGGCACGTTCAATGCCTACAAAATTTCGTCGGACATGAACATGGAAAACAGAGTAATGGGCATGCCGATTCGAAGCACCATGCATATTGTTAGCTACCGTACTGATAATCAGCTGTTCGACATAAAATCAGAGACGTACAATAAAAGCGGCAAGCTGATGGGCTACTCGCTGCTGACTAAAACGAACTGATTGACGGGAGCCAAATAGTGAGGCATGATTCGGCTGACATGCGGGCATCGTACCTCACTATTTATAAGTGCAAAGCAGTTTACGCAACTTTGTTGCAAGAAAGTAAGTTAAGGGAGCGTACGTTTGCCCAAAGCATCGTACTTTTGTGCGTGCTCATGAAGATAGATACTCTCTCCCGCAAAGCTGACTATATTGGCATAACCGGTTCGGTGCTGTGCATTATTCACTGCCTGATCACTCCTATCCTGTTGCTAACTAGCTCCGTTTTTCAGAACTCAACGCTCCGCGTTGGCTATTTGAGTCTGGACTATGTATTTATCGGCGTAAACATCGTAGCCGTTTATTTCGCTACCCGACATTACGCGGCTCCGGCCATTAAAAAAAGTCTTTGGGGATTCTTAGCTCTCTTTACGGTTGCCCTTTTGCTGGAAGACGTAGCGCCCTTTTTCGAGTACCTCGCCTACGCGGCATCCGCCGGTCTTGTCATCACGCACCTGATCAATATCAAACAGCACAGGCTGAATCATACGCATTAGTCTGAAGTTCCTGCGAGATTTATATCATTCAGTTGATTGAACTGATTTTGCCAGGAGCAAAAGCTTATTGAAAAATCAGGATTTTCAGATGAATCACACAAATCCCGCAGGGCCGCCTAGCGGTCAGAAATCAGTGTAATCAACTAAATCTGGGTTTAGTTTGCGCTGAATGCCCGGTTATTGATGAATGTATCATCGGTCAGGGTGCGCAGGAAGGCGATGACCTGTTTTTTTTCGGTGTCGGTCAGGGCAATGCCGAGCTGTCCGTTGGCTTTCAGGAGCGGATCGAGCGATGGGCTGTCCTTAACACCCGTTGTATAATGGTTCAGCACCTGATCCAGCGTAGCAAAACGACCATCGTGCATGTAGGGAAACGTTTTCTCTACATTACGTAAACTAGGCACCTTGAACTTCAATCGGTCGGCTTCGTTCAGCGTAATGGTGTATCTCCCCTGATCGTTTATGCCGTTACTGGCGGCTGGTAGCCCATTGTTACGGTAACTCTTGTCGGTGAATAAGTCGGTGGCATGACAGGCCGCACATTTTTGCTGAAACAAAGACAACCCCGCCAGTTCATCAGTACTCAGATCACCCCCAGCTTCTTTCCGCACATATTTGTCGTACCGTGAATCGGCCGAAACGAGGGTCAGTAAAAACTGCGAAATGGCTTTCAGAAAGCGCGCCGTCGTCACCGTGTCTGACCCAAAGGCTGCTTTGAACATCGGCGGATATTTCGGGCTTTTCTGGGCCCGGTTCAAAGCGTCCGAAAATTTCAAATCCATTTCTACTGGATTCTGGATTGGCGATATAGGCAACTCATCCAGGTTCGTAACGCCCCCATCCCAAAAGAACTCCCGGCTCCAGGCCAGATTTTGCAAGCCCGGTACATTACGCGTACCAAATTTTCCGCCAATGCCATGACTAAGTGGGTGGTCGGAGTGGCCAAAGCCCGCAAACTGCTGGTGACAGAATCCGCAGCTAATGGTTGTGTCGCGCGAGAGGGCCGGATCGTAGAACAAGGCCTTGCCCAGGGCTACCCCTTCGACAGTGAGTGGATTCTGGCTTAAATCGTAAGCGACATCGGGAAAATTAGCTGGCTTCCGAAACGCTACGGGGGTTGTTTGATACGTGATTCCTCCTGGCGTGGGCGGATTGGGCTCAGGCGTTGGTTCACCTCCCTTATTGGTTTGGCAGGCAATGGCCAGAACAAATAAACAGACGCTGGCCGTTAAGCCAACCCGCTTTAGCGATATCGTGCGTAACGAGCTCATTGATTAGGCTGCAGACGGACGTAACTAAACATCTGTGCATAATTATCCGCAATATTGGTTGAATATGCATCAAACATCACGGATGGATTTTGGGCAATACTCAACTTGGTTGAGCCATTGAAAAGCGCCAGTACATCCGTTTTTAGCTGCACGGATGGCGTCATAGTAGCTTGCACATTGGCTACGTCCGTTTTAAAGGGGACTGTAATCGTACGCAGGTTGTTGATTGTTTTCTTCCCGTTATAGCCACCGCCAAATCCGCCAATGTGGTAGTAAAATGCGTTATTCTGGGCGGCTGGCGCCACTGCTGATGTACCTTCCAGCTTTAGGAAGATATAGCCGGAGTTCCACTCCCAGTACATTCCGTCGTTGAGCCCCGGATCGAGCACACCCGTGCGCTTACTGATGTCTGCCAGGCTACGCAGGCTATCGACCCCAACGGTGAAGGTTATACCCGTATAATTGCCCGTCGGGATATTGGCCAGTGTGATGGTTTGTGAGGCTGGCTTTTCTTCCTGAATCAGGAAGTAACTGCTATCCTGCGGCACTACGTAATCGTTGCCATCCTCTTTACGAAGGCGGATGTTACTCACAAAATAATTGAATTTGGTAACGGCAAACGACTCGCCAACGGCATTCTGATACGTGCCCGAACCAAGCGCCAGATCCGACGTGCCGGCTACGTTATCGAAAGATACGCGCAAACGACCCGTGGACACGGGATTTATAGATGGGTCGTTTGTATTACAGGCAAAAACGGCCAGTCCTAAAGCGACACTGGCCAGCAACCCAACAGTAATGGTCTTTTTCATAGCATGTACGTTGGCTATCTGTTCGTTTGACACCAGACAGGCGCGCAAGTTACTAACGAATAGAAGCTCAAAATCATGCAGTACCCAGTATTAAATATAGGTTAGAAGCTATTTTCAAGTAAAAAGGCCACCCGTTGAGGGTGGCCTTTCCGTTAGGAATTTTATAAACTTTTCAGATACGCTAAACTCTGTGGCACCTGCTGTTCGGCGGCCTTGCTTTCGTCTTCGATATAAAAGTGAGCAATTGAACTCTTGCGAGCGGCTTTCAAAACAGCAGGCCAATCAATTTGGCCCGTTCCCAGCACTACTGATTGTTCGTTGGCCATGCTTCCTTTATCACTGCGGGCAACACCTTTTTGAACGTCTTTCAGGTGAATGAGCCGAAACCGTTTGGGGTACTTGGTTAATAACGCAGCTGGGTCTTGTCCTGGCAAATAGGTCCAGGTTACATCCATCTCATAGCCCACATACTCAGGGTTCGTTTCCTTCACCAGGTAATCGAACAGCGTACCGTTTTCATACGGTTGAAATTCAAACCCGTGATTGTGGTAGCAGAACATGATGCCTTTTTCGTGTGCTTTCTTGCCAAAGCGATTGAATACCTCAGCGGCTTTCTGCATCATCTCCAGTGTGGCAGCCGTCTTGTGCGGAATCGACCCAATACGGATGTACTGAACGCCCAGCGCCTGCGCATTTTGCAGGATTGAATCCGGCTTTTGATCAATGGCATCGTAGCTCACGCCATAACTACTGCACTTAAGTCCGCGCTGATCGAGGAGTGCACGAAGTTCAGGCGCCGTTTTGCCAAAAAGGCTCGAAAACTCAATATCCGTAATACCCCAGGCTTTGATCTTATCTAACGTGCCGGGAACATCTTTACCAAAGCTATCACGCAGGGTATAGGAAACGATACCGGGCGTTTTCTGAACAAGTTTACCAAAAGGTTGCGCCTGAATAGTCCATGAACCAGCCAGAAATAGAATTGACAACAGGGTTTTACGTATCATGTCGAAAATAAGAAACGGGAATTAGTGAACTGGTTAGCTAAGTGAGTGACCTACCTACGAGTATCCAGTATGATTGACAGCACCCGGAAGCGTAGATTTAATACCACTAAGGAATTCCCGCTGCTGTTTCTACTTAATTTCATTTCTCTGCAAGGTCAATTTTTACCTTGCTTCTCCGCTCTTCCCTAGGCCAAACCGTACATTATAACGCGTTTGGTTCATTCGCTCAGTAATTCTCACCGTTCACTCAAAAGTTGTACAGGCAACCTACCATCTACCTTAACTTCCTGACCAGTAAAGCAAAAGCCTCATTATTTCAAAACCCCAATCCCACAATTATGAAGACGTTACACTGCCGAGACGCTGGCTTCGATTGTGAAGCCGTAGTAAAAGCAACAACCGAAGAGGAAGTTTTAAACCAGGCGGCCGTACACGCTCAGACTGTTCATGGTGTCACGGTCACACCTGAACTAGCGGCTGGCATAAAAAGTCTGATTCGAGATGAACCAGCCTAAAAACTAACTCATTCGTAGTATTCACCCCTCTTAATTATTTGCGCTAGGTCCTATCGCCAGGTTGTTTTCCATTACCTGGAAAGAGCGTAGTGCAGTCTATCCTCTCTCAACCATTCCTTTGTTATGAAGCGCAAAGTAGGGCTATACACCAGCCTGGTGTCTATACTTTTCATTACCAGTTGCCAGGATCATCGCATACCGGCTTCTCCAGACCCCACGTTCGCGGTCGTTCCACTAACGACAGGCCTAGCGGCTCCCATTAGTGTAGAGACGGATGCAAGTGGGCGTATTTTTGTCGCCGAGCAAGGTACCGGCAACAATGATGGCTCCGTATCTGAAATTACACCGGACGGCAAGAAGCATCCAATTGTTACGGGCATCTATTCCCAAACCAATAACACAGGCGACCTCGATGCTGTCGATCATTTGCTGGTTGCCGATGGAATGCTTTACTTCTTAAATCCTAAAGGACTTTGTAAAGTCAACCTCGCAACATATAAAACCGATGTAACGCCCACCATACCGTTTTCCAGCCTGGTACCCGAAAACATCCAAAAATTTGTCATCGACTACAGTTTTACAAACGATACCGGCGAATCACACCTGTACAATTTAACCCTTGGCCCCGATGGTGCGCTTTACATTACCGACGCAGCTGCAAACGCCATCGTCCGCCGATCGAAAACCGGTGAGTTGAGCATAGTAACAGACGTACCGGGTATTGTCAATCCAAATCCGTCGGGTCCTCCTCCTGGCCCACCGTTCATTCAATCGGTGCCTACATGCATCACCTACGACGGTCGCCAGTTTCTGATTAGCACCCTGTTGGGTTTCCCTTTTCCGGCTGGTAAGGCAATTGTTTATCAGATGGACCTGACAGGAAAACTTAGTATTTATCAGCAAGCGTTCAACAGCCTGGTCGACGTGGAGAACGATGGCAACGGCAAACCGCTGGTACTCGAATATGCGGTATTTGGGCCAATGGGTTTCACGCCAAAAACGGGCCGTTTACTGCGGGCCAACGGAACAGGCAGCACTGTTTTACTCGATAAACTGAACCTGCCAACCGATTTGAAATTGACTAACAGCCATACGGCCTATATAACCAGTATGGGCGACGGAGCATTGTTAAAAGTCACCTTTTAAGGAAGCAGGTTTGGGATGAACGTTGACAAAGCTGGTGACTCTGATGACCAACAAAATACAGTCCCCAGTTTTGTCAACGTTCAGCTCAAGTACATAAATGATTGGTTTAAAGCAGTATATATTATTTCCGAAAAGTTTTTTTGTCATGCTGGCCGGTCCGCTGGTGCGGAAGGAAGCATGAAAAAAAATGCTAAATGTACTACTTAAAGACCTAAGGCTTCAGGGCATGGCGCATTTCCAGGCCGACAGACATTCGGGGTTTGAAGCCCGTCCAGGGTCCGCCAGCGTCTGTTTCGGGGAGATTTAGATACTTCGCGTAATCCATTTTTTTGAGGTGTATGCCCAAAAATGCCGTCACAAAGTGTTGGTTGATGTTATTGATTCGGTGTTCGTTCCAGGCTGGTTCGGCATAATGCATGTATTCATCAGGCGATACACCGGGTTGTAAGGAGGCTATTGGTGGAGGATTGGGAGCCACATTGTGCCGGGCATTGACGTAGGTCAACAAATAACGATCCGCGTTGACGGCACCATCGTAAATAGCTTTTATGCCTTTTTCGTAACCCGATACATCGTCTTTACTACCCGCCACAAATAACGTGGGTAAAGTTAACCCCGCCAGTCCGGCAGCATCCCAAAAACCCCGTTCCATGCCCCAGGGCGCAAAGGCAACGACCGCTTTTATACGCGGGTCCAGAGATGCCTTATACGCTGGGGAGTCCATCGCCCGAACCTCAAGAGCCGTACTACCTCCGGCAAGCTGGCCGAATAGCTTGACGGCCTGCGGGCTGTAACCCGCTCCTACGGCATTGAGTGCCCCATAGCCACCCATCGAGTAGCCAACCAGGGCCGTATTATCGGCATTCAGCAACCCGGCCACAAAAGTATTGCTGCTCTTTGCACTTAGCCGGGCCATTTCGTTCAGCACAAACAGATCATCGAGTGCCCGGTTCATCAGGGTACTGGGAAATCCGGCGGCATCGCTGTAGGTCGATTCCGTATGGTCGATGGCAACGACCACATAGCCTTTCGAAGCCAGATTTTCGGTCAGGTAGGTAAGCAGCAGCCGTGAGCCAAGGTAACCGTGTGAGACGATAACCAATGGATAGGCTCCTCCGCTGACATCTGGTTCAGCATCACGACTGGCCCGCCCCATGAATGTGAATGGAATAAGCGGACGTTTAGGATCATTGGACCGGCCCAGCACCGATTCGTACGTAACCATAGCCGGTTTACTGGCCGAAATACGAGCCGGATACCAGATTTCAAGGGTAAGGGAACGGTCGTATAGCGGGTGCTTGCCCTCTTTCATGTGCAGCACATCGACCTGGTCTTTATGAACCACTTTCAGGGTGCGCACGCCAACGCCGTAAGTACCACGGCCCGACAGCTCGGGCGAATTAGGCAATAGATCACCATTGACAAAGGTATTGTCAGGAGTTTGAGCGATGGTATGGCAGGCCGCTCCCAGCGTAAAGAGCAGGAGAAACAGGTAACGAATAGACGTTAATTTCACAGAATATACGAATAGAAATGTTGTCCGTAAAGCTATCCCAAACTTTCTAAAGTCAGCAGATGGTGATGCATTTTTTACAATTTCGTAACTCATTATCCGCTACCTTTGCCAGACAACTTTAGGGGTGTCAGTTCCTGATTGAACTGACTGAGAGAATACCCTCACTACCTGATGCAGCTTGTACTGCCGTAGGGAAAAGTTACCGAGATGCGCTCCGCTCTCCTAAAGTTGCTGTTTACTAAACGATTAACAGCAATATGACCCAATCTCCTCAATCAATCTGGACCGACGTTGAGCGTATTCGCGCTCAGGCCCCGCTTATTCATAACATTACCAATTTCGTGGTCATGAACAATACCGCCAATGCGCTACTAGCTTTAGGAGCCTCACCCGCCATGGTGCATGCCCCCGAAGAAGTCGAAGATTTTATTGATATTTCCTCGGCCCTGGTCGTCAATATCGGCACGCTGGATGCAACGTTCGTGGCGGGTATGCGACTGGCCATGCGTAAGGCCAGAACCTTAGGCAAACCCATCGTTTTCGATCCGGTTGGCGTGGGCGCTACCGCCTACCGCAATCAGATTAGTGAAGAACTACTGACTGTGGCGGCACCGGATGTGATTCGGGGAAATGCCTCTGAAATTATGGCGCTGGCGGGCCTTAACGCCCAAACCAAAGGCGTCGACAGCCTGTACGGCTCCGAAGCGGCCATTGACGCGGCCCGCAGGCTAAGCTCCGTTTGGGGAAGCGTGGTGGTCATCAGTGGCGAAAAAGACTATATCATTCATGGCGATAAAACAGCCGTGGTTGCCAACGGACATCCTCTGATGACCAAAGTAACCGGCATGGGTTGCACGGCCACTGCCCTGACGGGTGCTTTTGCTGCCGTCAACGCCGATTATTTCCTGGCGGCTACGCACGCCATGGCCGTTATGGGCATTGCGGGGGAACTGGCGGTCGCTAAAAAATCGTCGCCGGGTAGCCTGCAGGTCAACTTTCTGGATACCTTATATGAGTTGACTGAAACGAGTATCAGCAATCGCCTTCAACTGACTGAAGCGTGAACAGACTTTATTTGGTAACCGACAGCGCCATTGCCCGGCAGGCGGGTCACACGCTCCCCTTCGTGGTGGAAGAAGCCTGCCGGGCTGGGGTCCGGTGGGTACAGTTGCGGGAGAAAGACCTTTCCACCCGCGCTTTTCTCGACCTTGGCTTCGCGCTCAAACGCATCACTCAGACCTACAACGCTACCCTCATTATCAATGATCGGGTTGATATCGCCCTCGCCATCGATGCCGATGGTGTGCATGTTGGGCAGGATGATATGCCGCATGAGATCGTCCGTTCGCTGGTCGGGCCAGACAAAATCATTGGTCTGTCGATCAATAATTTAGCTGAACTGGAAGCCGCTCGCGGGGCTGATCTGGATTACCTCGGCATTGCCACCGTTTTCCCAACCGGCACCAAGCAGGATACATCCAGCCTGTTGGGGCTGGATGGCTTACGGGCTATTTGTCAGCAGACTACTTTGCCAACGTTTGCGATTGGCGGTATCAATGCCACCAATATTCAATCTGTTCGTCAGGCCGGGGTTTCGGGGGCGGCTGTGGTTTCAGCCATTTGCGGGCAACCGTCTCCGTACGAGGCCACCCGCGAACTCATCCATCTAACAAACTCATGAAAACATACGCACGTGCCCTAACGATTGCAGGATCTGATAGTGGTGGTGGAGCTGGTATTCAGGCCGATCTCAAAACATTCGCGGCTCTGGGCTGCTATGGCCTGTCGGTGATTACTGCGCTGACAGCCCAGAATACACAAGCCGTCACGGGTATAATGCCTGTATCGCCCACGTTCATTGCGGAACAGATGAGCGCTGTCCTGAGCGACATTGGGGCCGACGCCGTTAAAATTGGTATGCTGCATTCGGCCGAAGTCATCGAGCAAGTGGCTAAAACCCTGGTTCAGTTTGGCGTAAAAACCATTGTCCTTGACCCGGTTATGGTTGCCAAAAGTGGCGATAAGCTCTTACAGGACGAAGCGGTCGATGCGCTCAAAACGCATCTGCTTCCCATCGCATCCGTTATCACACCCAATTTGCCCGAAGCCAGTGTGTTATTGGGTCGACCCGTCGAAACGTTTGCCGAGATGGAGCAGGCGGCTATTGATCTGAGCACCCTGTGTCCGGGCGCGATTCTGGTAAAAGGCGGTCATTTGCCCACAGCCGAAAGCACCGATTTACTATACCTCTCCCCCAGCGAACAACATTGGTTTCCAACGAGCCGAATCCAGACCGATAATTCGCACGGGACAGGGTGTACACTCTCCTCAGCTATTGCCGCCGGATTAGCCAAAGGTCTATCAGTTGTTGATGCGGTAGCTACCGCCAAAGATTACCTGACCCAGGCTCTCCGCGTGGGAGCTGTTTATAAACTGGGACATGGTCATGGGCCTGTCCACCATTTCTTCAACATTTGGCAATGAGCCCCCTTCTATCAATAGGTTTAGCTAGAATCGACATGAAATTTACTGAACAACTCTGGCAGGAAATAAGCCCCATCTATTCGGCTATTCTTACCCACGGTTTCGTAAACGAACTAACGCTGGGCAGTCTGCCCTCGTCCACGTTTCAGTACTATATTCAACAGGATGCGCTTTATTTAACAGATTTCAGCCGAGCTCTTAACCAACTGGCGGCACGGGCCACGACGCCTAACGACATGCTGTCTTTCACGCAGTTTGCCCAGAATGCGATTCTGGTTGAGCGAGCCCTGCACGAATCATATTTCACTCTGTACGATATTCAACCCGAAACGGCTAAAATGCCGGCCTGCTTTGCTTATATAAATTACCTGCTGGCAACAACTTCCCTCCAGTCGGTAGCTGTTGGTGCAGCTGCCGTTCTACCCTGCTTCTGGATTTATCGGGAAGTAGGCAACTATATTCACCAACGGGCTTCTCAGCAGAATCCTTACCGTAGCTGGATTGATACCTACGCGAGCGAAGCCTTTGACCAATCGGTTTCGCAGATGTTGGCCTTAACGGATCAATACGCGGAGAATGCCAGTGCGGCTGAACGGGAAAAAATGCGGGATGCGTTTCGGGTATCGAGCCGCCTAGAATGGTATTTCTGGAATGATGCTTATACTCAAAATCGCTGGCTCGTCTAAAATCAACTTCGTCCGAATTTAACCGTACACTCGGGAAATGAAGTATCTGCCCATTCGTAAAAGAGAGTTCGCCTAACTTTTTGTTAGTAGTGGATTAACGATCCATCATTTAACTCAACGGCCATGGATAGCATCAATCAACAGCAACCCGAAAAGAATCACGAAGACCTGTCAGGCAGCGAAGCCGGAAAGAAAATAAAAGAGCTGGTCGACAAAAGCAGTACGTGTTATTTCTGCACGAAGATCACGACCGGCGAGCCTTTGAAAACCAGGCCTATGTCGGTGCAAAAAGTAGACGAAGCTGGTAATTTCTGGTTTTTAAGTGCCAATGACAGCCATAAAAATGCCGATATACAGACCGATAACAAGGTCCAACTGCTCTTCCAGGGGTCCGATTATTCGGATTTTCTGAGTGTATACGGGCTGGCGACCATCTCAACCGATAAAGAACTTATCAAGGAGCTTTGGGAGCCGATTGTCAAAACATGGTTTACCGAAGGCGTCGACGATCCGCGGATTACGGCCATAAAAGTAGAAACCCTGGAAGGCTATTACTGGGACAACAAACATGGCAATGCTGTGGCATTTGTCAAGATGGCCGCTGGTGCTATTATGGGTAAAACGCTGGACGACTCCATCGAAGGGAAGCTTAGCGTATAACTAACTGACCATCAATAACTTTAACTGAACTACCCTACGGCAAGAGTATAGTCATTCGGGTAATCTGGTCGTGCGAACTCCCCCGTCCGTGAAGACACGGACGGGGGAATCTGATGGTCTTGGCGGTAAAGGTCTATGTCCCACAGATCGGGAAAAATACGCCTGTATAGCCAACGAAATCCTTAACCTAGAATCAGAGCCACCAAAACAGGATGGTCTGACTTAGCTTAATGCAAACAAGTTTCCCTCCTGGCGCCTAGCGGCCAAGTAACGTGTCAATTGTTTTCAAAATTGACGGCAGTTTTTCGTGGGCATTGTTGCAGAGTACAATAACCGTTTTGTCGGCGTCGATGTAGCGGGTGATCTGGGTTTTGTAGCCTGGATTGTCTCCGTCATGCCACACTATTCTTCCAAGCTTTTCGCTTTTGCTCAGCTCCCACCCGAATCCATACGATGTCAGCGACCCATTGTTTAGTTTGGCCGGTGTAAAGGCTTCGGCTAATGTTTGCTGACTAACCAGATTGTTGGTATACAGTGCGCGGTCCCACTTCAATAAATCTTCGGCGGTTGAACTGATTCGTCCGGGGCCTTTGCGGTTTCCCAGCCAGATAGCATAATTGAACTCGGGGAACGAATCGGCCTGCACATAGCGCTTCTTATCGGCCACGTACATGTGCCCCCAGGCCACATCAGCTAGTTTTAACTTCTCCTCGCGCGTGCGGATGTCGGTATGCGTCATCCCTAGGGGTTTAAAAATACGCGTCCGGCAGAACTCGATAAAATCCTGCCCCGATGCTTTTTCGGTGATGCTGGCCAGCAACATATAACCGGTGTTGCTATAGGTGTATTTAGCCCCCGG
It encodes:
- the thiE gene encoding thiamine phosphate synthase, with translation MNRLYLVTDSAIARQAGHTLPFVVEEACRAGVRWVQLREKDLSTRAFLDLGFALKRITQTYNATLIINDRVDIALAIDADGVHVGQDDMPHEIVRSLVGPDKIIGLSINNLAELEAARGADLDYLGIATVFPTGTKQDTSSLLGLDGLRAICQQTTLPTFAIGGINATNIQSVRQAGVSGAAVVSAICGQPSPYEATRELIHLTNS
- the tenA gene encoding thiaminase II, with amino-acid sequence MKFTEQLWQEISPIYSAILTHGFVNELTLGSLPSSTFQYYIQQDALYLTDFSRALNQLAARATTPNDMLSFTQFAQNAILVERALHESYFTLYDIQPETAKMPACFAYINYLLATTSLQSVAVGAAAVLPCFWIYREVGNYIHQRASQQNPYRSWIDTYASEAFDQSVSQMLALTDQYAENASAAEREKMRDAFRVSSRLEWYFWNDAYTQNRWLV
- a CDS encoding serine hydrolase domain-containing protein, translated to MKINLLTYLCFIGVSVNFCANAQRSLEADLNKLFAGTPDFSGVVLIADKGKPIYEKAFGYKRFETKAPLATSSIFELASVSKQFTAMTIMMLKQAGKLGYDDPVEKYIPGLPYPGITIRHLLNHTSGLPDYQDVMDQHWDKSKVANNADNIAYLIQYHPARLFEPGAKYTYSNTGYMLLASITEKASGQDFIEFCRTRIFKPLGMTHTDIRTREEKLKLADVAWGHMYVADKKRYVQADSFPEFNYAIWLGNRKGPGRISSTAEDLLKWDRALYTNNLVSQQTLAEAFTPAKLNNGSLTSYGFGWELSKSEKLGRIVWHDGDNPGYKTQITRYIDADKTVIVLCNNAHEKLPSILKTIDTLLGR
- the thiM gene encoding hydroxyethylthiazole kinase, which gives rise to MTQSPQSIWTDVERIRAQAPLIHNITNFVVMNNTANALLALGASPAMVHAPEEVEDFIDISSALVVNIGTLDATFVAGMRLAMRKARTLGKPIVFDPVGVGATAYRNQISEELLTVAAPDVIRGNASEIMALAGLNAQTKGVDSLYGSEAAIDAARRLSSVWGSVVVISGEKDYIIHGDKTAVVANGHPLMTKVTGMGCTATALTGAFAAVNADYFLAATHAMAVMGIAGELAVAKKSSPGSLQVNFLDTLYELTETSISNRLQLTEA
- a CDS encoding pyridoxamine 5'-phosphate oxidase family protein, producing MDSINQQQPEKNHEDLSGSEAGKKIKELVDKSSTCYFCTKITTGEPLKTRPMSVQKVDEAGNFWFLSANDSHKNADIQTDNKVQLLFQGSDYSDFLSVYGLATISTDKELIKELWEPIVKTWFTEGVDDPRITAIKVETLEGYYWDNKHGNAVAFVKMAAGAIMGKTLDDSIEGKLSV
- the thiD gene encoding bifunctional hydroxymethylpyrimidine kinase/phosphomethylpyrimidine kinase, with protein sequence MKTYARALTIAGSDSGGGAGIQADLKTFAALGCYGLSVITALTAQNTQAVTGIMPVSPTFIAEQMSAVLSDIGADAVKIGMLHSAEVIEQVAKTLVQFGVKTIVLDPVMVAKSGDKLLQDEAVDALKTHLLPIASVITPNLPEASVLLGRPVETFAEMEQAAIDLSTLCPGAILVKGGHLPTAESTDLLYLSPSEQHWFPTSRIQTDNSHGTGCTLSSAIAAGLAKGLSVVDAVATAKDYLTQALRVGAVYKLGHGHGPVHHFFNIWQ